Proteins encoded within one genomic window of Dyadobacter chenhuakuii:
- a CDS encoding glycosyltransferase, producing MTRRRVLLLSTVHPATDPRIVYKIAPSLAKEYEVFCALPHALPNVAGDAITMLWLPAFQRLYMRLLFSHTLLLWKCLRLRPQLVHIFVPELIPVAVLFKWLGANVIYEVQENLYKKFSIKTFNNNFLFQKLFRIFDHYARKHFALVLTEDAYLNEYDKLTYPAAIVRNYALLSFTDQYATEAFVEKKGPEISYMGVISLERSFDIIVTALAALKKVYPDFKMHLFGSIRISQNEIEKLPGYREIADNLIFYGYADQKTMFPYARRAVAGIALLKPVADYPDSYTTKLFEYMSLKLPVITSDFPLYRDVVEQSGCGFCISPYNARLLCEKLQWLIENPDQGRQMGSNGRESVERMYNWASEESTLLTFYSALHRN from the coding sequence ATGACGAGGCGACGCGTTTTGTTGTTAAGCACCGTCCATCCGGCCACAGATCCCAGGATTGTATATAAGATCGCGCCTTCGCTTGCAAAAGAATACGAGGTGTTTTGCGCGCTGCCGCATGCCCTGCCAAATGTTGCCGGTGACGCCATCACCATGCTGTGGCTTCCTGCATTTCAGCGTCTTTACATGCGGCTGCTTTTCTCGCACACATTACTTTTATGGAAATGCCTGCGTCTGCGGCCGCAGCTCGTGCATATTTTCGTTCCGGAACTGATCCCGGTTGCGGTGTTATTCAAATGGCTGGGGGCCAATGTTATTTATGAGGTGCAGGAAAATCTTTACAAAAAGTTTAGCATCAAAACCTTCAACAACAACTTCCTGTTCCAAAAGCTATTTCGAATTTTCGATCATTATGCCCGAAAGCATTTTGCCCTTGTCCTGACCGAAGACGCCTATTTGAACGAATATGACAAACTGACTTATCCAGCAGCCATAGTCCGGAATTACGCATTACTCTCATTTACAGATCAATACGCAACCGAAGCATTTGTTGAAAAGAAAGGTCCGGAGATCAGTTACATGGGTGTCATTTCGCTGGAACGATCTTTTGATATAATTGTAACAGCTTTGGCAGCATTGAAGAAAGTTTATCCTGACTTCAAAATGCATTTATTCGGCAGCATTCGGATTTCTCAAAACGAAATTGAAAAACTGCCAGGCTATCGGGAGATTGCAGACAATCTTATTTTTTACGGATATGCCGATCAGAAGACAATGTTTCCATATGCACGCCGGGCGGTGGCCGGAATTGCATTGTTAAAGCCTGTTGCAGATTACCCGGATTCTTACACGACAAAGTTGTTTGAATATATGTCTTTAAAATTGCCGGTAATTACGTCCGATTTTCCCTTATACCGGGATGTCGTCGAACAATCGGGATGCGGTTTTTGTATTTCACCATATAACGCCCGGCTGTTGTGTGAAAAGCTGCAGTGGTTAATTGAAAATCCGGATCAAGGCAGGCAAATGGGAAGTAACGGTCGGGAATCGGTGGAAAGAATGTATAACTGGGCATCGGAAGAAAGTACATTGCTGACATTTTACAGCGCTTTGCATAGAAACTAG
- the deoC gene encoding deoxyribose-phosphate aldolase has translation MTSLSAYIDHTLLTANASETDIRKLCEEAWIHQFKAVCVAPAYVAYTTEMLEFCPVKIEIATVIGFPFGYSTTATKVFEATNALQNGATELDVVMNISQFKSMAYLSVREELTQIAEIAHAQNTIIKVIIETAYLDSFDLYTACEICAEANADFVKTSSGFAAQGADVEVVKKMRSILPAHVKIKASGGIKTKGQAIAMIEAGAERIGTSSGIAIVSA, from the coding sequence GTGAGACGGACATTCGGAAATTGTGTGAGGAGGCGTGGATACATCAGTTTAAGGCCGTTTGCGTGGCTCCCGCTTATGTGGCCTATACAACGGAAATGCTGGAATTTTGTCCTGTTAAAATAGAGATAGCCACGGTGATCGGGTTTCCTTTCGGCTATTCAACAACGGCGACCAAAGTTTTTGAAGCAACCAATGCCTTGCAAAACGGCGCTACGGAGCTGGATGTGGTGATGAACATTTCACAGTTCAAATCCATGGCGTATCTCAGTGTGCGGGAGGAACTCACCCAGATTGCGGAAATTGCACACGCGCAAAATACTATCATTAAAGTAATCATTGAAACGGCTTACCTGGATTCCTTTGATCTTTACACGGCTTGTGAAATATGTGCCGAAGCCAATGCTGATTTCGTAAAAACATCAAGCGGTTTTGCCGCGCAAGGTGCTGATGTGGAAGTGGTTAAAAAAATGCGTTCAATCCTTCCTGCACATGTCAAAATCAAGGCTTCCGGCGGGATAAAGACAAAAGGGCAGGCCATTGCCATGATTGAAGCCGGAGCCGAACGTATCGGAACCTCATCGGGTATTGCCATTGTAAGCGCATGA